One Paroedura picta isolate Pp20150507F chromosome 3, Ppicta_v3.0, whole genome shotgun sequence genomic window carries:
- the LOC143833494 gene encoding uncharacterized protein LOC143833494 isoform X5, translating into MTEGWVDCPSLGPGWQRREVLRKNGTRPGHSDTYYVSPRGEKIRSRVELTRLLGCSRDLTDFDFKKGIFVEPGAEPAPSVPPATESHRKVKKGSKRRLPSLPEAAPPLKKPPDLQESEPPPDQKPPELELEMPIEPPASTPAQQPEPLAPADPLPPKPHKRRRRKHPPPILAEGKVGDATMLEITPEESIACCASCQGQFPGVMLPSQRRCRWLCPDCRAQRRDFNREQRYYKQVGCGVCQACQMSQDCGICRVCVVRAKSPELRIGIKCLLRRCLKIVKKGLECGMCQACKITEDCGNCHICVRRQKPGMKRQWKCLKRRCLKRKKKIPPKKDGYTSKKLVVEASPPKDASTSARQQLKRPASATDGPPPKAQRAPRRRRKKLSAAPPVPTKWKPTMERDPGGVPAVRRRKKQLGTGKEQKKAGRPPKHPTAKLKNSVHTTKSRRNRKCGDCEACQLKTDCGRCDFCRDKPKFGGGNLKRQKCRWRQCLHFAMKRLLPEEWSSPEAEGAAAAGWKVRRRRNAFGGRSRKPARIKQVGRRGAKGRGQKRRAKASFQPEAEELPSVSKPIDLSKVPNRDISDQQPLKLKEEAKEAKELSQNYVKDLRIVPQPAKEKLQIPQPVKEEPEVPCQPTPPTQVPVKESDTRLPAVNLLLATSPRIKQDRTEPGGDHRPLSDSPVLAGLPQSKGPRETQGSEVVVLDDEEDDEVEQLQPIRPPVIMEIYSLGGVQPLGQLDSVLREFLAELNEIPLPAHWEVLPLLGGPDLRLVQRSKHSTMSAAVIHIRPGLFFHVVMRNLLVPPEHELYAKHPARLTTVDEVVDLICDLEAYRLCLGWPAGWHAGERSQACDVLVHSGCCPQCRLNPWPSGSGTR; encoded by the exons CCCGCGCCATCCGTTCCACCCGCTACAGAAAGCCATCGGAAG GTCAAAAAGGGTAGCAAGAGGCGACTTCCTTCTCTGCCAGAAGCCGCCCCTCCGCTCAAGAAGCCACCTGACCTGCAGGAATCTGAGCCACCTCCGGACCAGAAGCCTCCAGAGCTAGAGCTGGAGATGCCGattgagccccctgccagtactCCAGCCCAGCAGCCAGAGCCTCTGGCTCCCGCGGATCCGTTACCCCCCAAACCCCACAAACGACGGCGTCGGAAACACCCTCCCCCAATCCTTGCCGAGGGCAAAGTGGGAGATGCCACCATGCTAGAAATCACCCCCGAGGAATCTATTGC GTGCTGCGCCAGCTGTCAAGGCCAGTTCCCAGGAGTGATGCTTCCATCCCAGAGGCGCTGCCGTTGGCTCTGCCCCGACTGCAGAG CTCAGAGAAGAGACTTCAACCGGGAGCAGAGATATTACAAG CAAGTTGGCTGTGGGGTGTGCCAAGCCTGCCAGATGTCTCAGGACTGCGGCATCTGCAGAGTGTGTGTCGTGCGAGCCAAGAGCCCCGAGCTCCGCATTGGCATCAAATGCCTGCTGCGACGATGCCTGAAGATTGTCAAAAAG GGTCTCGAATGTGGTATGTGTCAGGCCTGCAAAATCACCGAGGACTGCGGGAACTGTCACATCTGCGTGCGGCGGCAGAAGCCGGGCATGAAGCGCCAGTGGAAATGTCTGAAGCGCCGCTGCCTCAAACGCAAG AAAAAAATCCCTCCCAAGAAGGACGGCTACACCTCCAAGAAGCTTGTGGTG GAAGCGTCCCCACCAAAGGATGCCTCCACGTCAGCACGACAACAGCTGAAGCGGCCTGCGTCAGCAACA GACGGGCCCCCTCCCAAGGCCCAGAGGGCCCCCAGGCGCCGCCGCAAGAAGCTGTCCGCAGCACCACCGGTGCCCACA AAATGGAAGCCTACCATGGAACGGGATCCTGGAGGCGTCCCCGCAGTACGGCGTAGG AAGAAGCAGTTGGGTACAGGGAAAGAGCAGAAGAAGGCTGGCCGTCCACCCAAGCATCCCACAGCCAAGCTCAAGAACAGTGTG CACACCACGAAGAGCCGACGGAACCGGAAGTGCGGCGACTGTGAAGCCTGCCAGCTGAAAACCGACTGCGGCCGCTGCGACTTCTGCCGGGACAAGCCCAAGTTCGGCGGGGGTAACCTCAAGCGCCAGAAGTGCCGCTGGAGACAGTGCCTCCATTTTGCGATG aAGCGGCTGCTTCCCGAGGAGTGGAGCAGCCcagaggcggagggggcggcagCAGCGGGATGGAaggtcaggaggaggaggaacgcCTTCGGCGGCCGCAGCCGCAAGCCGGCCAGGATCAAGCAGGTGGGGCGGCGGGGAGCCAAGGGGCGTGGCCAGAAGCGCCGGGCAAAAGCCAGCTTCCAGCCAGAG GCCGAGGAGCTGCCGTCCGTCAGCAAGCCGATCGATCTGTCCAAGGTGCCAAACCGAGATATTTCTGACCAACAACCACTGAAGCTAAAGGAGGAGGCAAAGGAGGCAAAGGAGTTGTCTCAAAACTACGTGAAGGACCTCCGCATCGTACCACAGCCAGCCAAGGAGAAGCTGCAGATACCACAGCCAGTCAAAGAGGAGCCAGAAGTCCCctgccaacccaccccacccactcagGTCCCGGTGAAG GAATCAGATACCAGGTTACCTGCTGTTAACCTCCTCCTTGCTACATCTCCCAGGATCAAGCAAGATCGCACAGAACCGGGTGGGGACCATCGCCCGTTGAGTGATTCACCG GTGTTGGCGGGGCTGCCCCAGTCTAAGGGCCCCAGGGAGACGCAAGGCAGCGAGGTGGTCGTGCTGGATGACGAAGAGGACGACGAAGTGGAGCAGCTGCAACCGATACGCCCCCCGGTG ATAATGGAGATCTACAGTCTGGGCGGCGTGCAGCCCCTGGGCCAGCTGGACAGCGTCCTGCGCGAGTTCCTGGCCGAACTGAACGAGATCCCGCTCCCCGctcactgggaggtgctgccccTGCTGGGCGGCCCAGACCTGCGCCTGGTGCAGCGCTCGAAACATTCCACCATGTCGGCGGCGGTCATCCACATCCGCCCAGGCCTCTTCTTCCACGTGGTGATGCGGAACCTCCTCGTGCCCCCCGAACACGAACTCTACGCCAAGCACCCCGCCCGCCTCACCACGGTCGACGAAGTGGTGGATCTGATCTGCGACCTGGAGGCCTACCGGCTGTGCCTTGGCTGGCCGGCAGGCTGGCACGCCGGCGAACGCTCCCAGGCCTGCGACGTCCTGGTGCATTCGGGCTGCTGCCCGCAGTGCCGGCTGAACCCCTGGCCGTCAGGGAGCGGGACCCGCTGA
- the LOC143833494 gene encoding uncharacterized protein LOC143833494 isoform X6: MTEGWVDCPSLGPGWQRREVLRKNGTRPGHSDTYYVSPRGEKIRSRVELTRLLGCSRDLTDFDFKKGIFVEPGAEPAPSVPPATESHRKVKKGSKRRLPSLPEAAPPLKKPPDLQESEPPPDQKPPELELEMPIEPPASTPAQQPEPLAPADPLPPKPHKRRRRKHPPPILAEGKVGDATMLEITPEESIACCASCQGQFPGVMLPSQRRCRWLCPDCRAQRRDFNREQRYYKQVGCGVCQACQMSQDCGICRVCVVRAKSPELRIGIKCLLRRCLKIVKKGLECGMCQACKITEDCGNCHICVRRQKPGMKRQWKCLKRRCLKRKKKIPPKKDGYTSKKLVVEASPPKDASTSARQQLKRPASATKWKPTMERDPGGVPAVRRRQKKQLGTGKEQKKAGRPPKHPTAKLKNSVHTTKSRRNRKCGDCEACQLKTDCGRCDFCRDKPKFGGGNLKRQKCRWRQCLHFAMKRLLPEEWSSPEAEGAAAAGWKVRRRRNAFGGRSRKPARIKQVGRRGAKGRGQKRRAKASFQPEAEELPSVSKPIDLSKVPNRDISDQQPLKLKEEAKEAKELSQNYVKDLRIVPQPAKEKLQIPQPVKEEPEVPCQPTPPTQVPVKESDTRLPAVNLLLATSPRIKQDRTEPGGDHRPLSDSPVLAGLPQSKGPRETQGSEVVVLDDEEDDEVEQLQPIRPPVIMEIYSLGGVQPLGQLDSVLREFLAELNEIPLPAHWEVLPLLGGPDLRLVQRSKHSTMSAAVIHIRPGLFFHVVMRNLLVPPEHELYAKHPARLTTVDEVVDLICDLEAYRLCLGWPAGWHAGERSQACDVLVHSGCCPQCRLNPWPSGSGTR, from the exons CCCGCGCCATCCGTTCCACCCGCTACAGAAAGCCATCGGAAG GTCAAAAAGGGTAGCAAGAGGCGACTTCCTTCTCTGCCAGAAGCCGCCCCTCCGCTCAAGAAGCCACCTGACCTGCAGGAATCTGAGCCACCTCCGGACCAGAAGCCTCCAGAGCTAGAGCTGGAGATGCCGattgagccccctgccagtactCCAGCCCAGCAGCCAGAGCCTCTGGCTCCCGCGGATCCGTTACCCCCCAAACCCCACAAACGACGGCGTCGGAAACACCCTCCCCCAATCCTTGCCGAGGGCAAAGTGGGAGATGCCACCATGCTAGAAATCACCCCCGAGGAATCTATTGC GTGCTGCGCCAGCTGTCAAGGCCAGTTCCCAGGAGTGATGCTTCCATCCCAGAGGCGCTGCCGTTGGCTCTGCCCCGACTGCAGAG CTCAGAGAAGAGACTTCAACCGGGAGCAGAGATATTACAAG CAAGTTGGCTGTGGGGTGTGCCAAGCCTGCCAGATGTCTCAGGACTGCGGCATCTGCAGAGTGTGTGTCGTGCGAGCCAAGAGCCCCGAGCTCCGCATTGGCATCAAATGCCTGCTGCGACGATGCCTGAAGATTGTCAAAAAG GGTCTCGAATGTGGTATGTGTCAGGCCTGCAAAATCACCGAGGACTGCGGGAACTGTCACATCTGCGTGCGGCGGCAGAAGCCGGGCATGAAGCGCCAGTGGAAATGTCTGAAGCGCCGCTGCCTCAAACGCAAG AAAAAAATCCCTCCCAAGAAGGACGGCTACACCTCCAAGAAGCTTGTGGTG GAAGCGTCCCCACCAAAGGATGCCTCCACGTCAGCACGACAACAGCTGAAGCGGCCTGCGTCAGCAACA AAATGGAAGCCTACCATGGAACGGGATCCTGGAGGCGTCCCCGCAGTACGGCGTAGG CAGAAGAAGCAGTTGGGTACAGGGAAAGAGCAGAAGAAGGCTGGCCGTCCACCCAAGCATCCCACAGCCAAGCTCAAGAACAGTGTG CACACCACGAAGAGCCGACGGAACCGGAAGTGCGGCGACTGTGAAGCCTGCCAGCTGAAAACCGACTGCGGCCGCTGCGACTTCTGCCGGGACAAGCCCAAGTTCGGCGGGGGTAACCTCAAGCGCCAGAAGTGCCGCTGGAGACAGTGCCTCCATTTTGCGATG aAGCGGCTGCTTCCCGAGGAGTGGAGCAGCCcagaggcggagggggcggcagCAGCGGGATGGAaggtcaggaggaggaggaacgcCTTCGGCGGCCGCAGCCGCAAGCCGGCCAGGATCAAGCAGGTGGGGCGGCGGGGAGCCAAGGGGCGTGGCCAGAAGCGCCGGGCAAAAGCCAGCTTCCAGCCAGAG GCCGAGGAGCTGCCGTCCGTCAGCAAGCCGATCGATCTGTCCAAGGTGCCAAACCGAGATATTTCTGACCAACAACCACTGAAGCTAAAGGAGGAGGCAAAGGAGGCAAAGGAGTTGTCTCAAAACTACGTGAAGGACCTCCGCATCGTACCACAGCCAGCCAAGGAGAAGCTGCAGATACCACAGCCAGTCAAAGAGGAGCCAGAAGTCCCctgccaacccaccccacccactcagGTCCCGGTGAAG GAATCAGATACCAGGTTACCTGCTGTTAACCTCCTCCTTGCTACATCTCCCAGGATCAAGCAAGATCGCACAGAACCGGGTGGGGACCATCGCCCGTTGAGTGATTCACCG GTGTTGGCGGGGCTGCCCCAGTCTAAGGGCCCCAGGGAGACGCAAGGCAGCGAGGTGGTCGTGCTGGATGACGAAGAGGACGACGAAGTGGAGCAGCTGCAACCGATACGCCCCCCGGTG ATAATGGAGATCTACAGTCTGGGCGGCGTGCAGCCCCTGGGCCAGCTGGACAGCGTCCTGCGCGAGTTCCTGGCCGAACTGAACGAGATCCCGCTCCCCGctcactgggaggtgctgccccTGCTGGGCGGCCCAGACCTGCGCCTGGTGCAGCGCTCGAAACATTCCACCATGTCGGCGGCGGTCATCCACATCCGCCCAGGCCTCTTCTTCCACGTGGTGATGCGGAACCTCCTCGTGCCCCCCGAACACGAACTCTACGCCAAGCACCCCGCCCGCCTCACCACGGTCGACGAAGTGGTGGATCTGATCTGCGACCTGGAGGCCTACCGGCTGTGCCTTGGCTGGCCGGCAGGCTGGCACGCCGGCGAACGCTCCCAGGCCTGCGACGTCCTGGTGCATTCGGGCTGCTGCCCGCAGTGCCGGCTGAACCCCTGGCCGTCAGGGAGCGGGACCCGCTGA
- the LOC143833494 gene encoding uncharacterized protein LOC143833494 isoform X7, with amino-acid sequence MTEGWVDCPSLGPGWQRREVLRKNGTRPGHSDTYYVSPRGEKIRSRVELTRLLGCSRDLTDFDFKKGIFVEPGAEPAPSVPPATESHRKVKKGSKRRLPSLPEAAPPLKKPPDLQESEPPPDQKPPELELEMPIEPPASTPAQQPEPLAPADPLPPKPHKRRRRKHPPPILAEGKVGDATMLEITPEESIACCASCQGQFPGVMLPSQRRCRWLCPDCRAQRRDFNREQRYYKGLECGMCQACKITEDCGNCHICVRRQKPGMKRQWKCLKRRCLKRKKKIPPKKDGYTSKKLVVEASPPKDASTSARQQLKRPASATDGPPPKAQRAPRRRRKKLSAAPPVPTDGPPPKAQLAPGCRRRRRSATTKWKPTMERDPGGVPAVRRRQKKQLGTGKEQKKAGRPPKHPTAKLKNSVHTTKSRRNRKCGDCEACQLKTDCGRCDFCRDKPKFGGGNLKRQKCRWRQCLHFAMKRLLPEEWSSPEAEGAAAAGWKVRRRRNAFGGRSRKPARIKQVGRRGAKGRGQKRRAKASFQPEAEELPSVSKPIDLSKVPNRDISDQQPLKLKEEAKEAKELSQNYVKDLRIVPQPAKEKLQIPQPVKEEPEVPCQPTPPTQVPVKESDTRLPAVNLLLATSPRIKQDRTEPGGDHRPLSDSPVLAGLPQSKGPRETQGSEVVVLDDEEDDEVEQLQPIRPPVIMEIYSLGGVQPLGQLDSVLREFLAELNEIPLPAHWEVLPLLGGPDLRLVQRSKHSTMSAAVIHIRPGLFFHVVMRNLLVPPEHELYAKHPARLTTVDEVVDLICDLEAYRLCLGWPAGWHAGERSQACDVLVHSGCCPQCRLNPWPSGSGTR; translated from the exons CCCGCGCCATCCGTTCCACCCGCTACAGAAAGCCATCGGAAG GTCAAAAAGGGTAGCAAGAGGCGACTTCCTTCTCTGCCAGAAGCCGCCCCTCCGCTCAAGAAGCCACCTGACCTGCAGGAATCTGAGCCACCTCCGGACCAGAAGCCTCCAGAGCTAGAGCTGGAGATGCCGattgagccccctgccagtactCCAGCCCAGCAGCCAGAGCCTCTGGCTCCCGCGGATCCGTTACCCCCCAAACCCCACAAACGACGGCGTCGGAAACACCCTCCCCCAATCCTTGCCGAGGGCAAAGTGGGAGATGCCACCATGCTAGAAATCACCCCCGAGGAATCTATTGC GTGCTGCGCCAGCTGTCAAGGCCAGTTCCCAGGAGTGATGCTTCCATCCCAGAGGCGCTGCCGTTGGCTCTGCCCCGACTGCAGAG CTCAGAGAAGAGACTTCAACCGGGAGCAGAGATATTACAAG GGTCTCGAATGTGGTATGTGTCAGGCCTGCAAAATCACCGAGGACTGCGGGAACTGTCACATCTGCGTGCGGCGGCAGAAGCCGGGCATGAAGCGCCAGTGGAAATGTCTGAAGCGCCGCTGCCTCAAACGCAAG AAAAAAATCCCTCCCAAGAAGGACGGCTACACCTCCAAGAAGCTTGTGGTG GAAGCGTCCCCACCAAAGGATGCCTCCACGTCAGCACGACAACAGCTGAAGCGGCCTGCGTCAGCAACA GACGGGCCCCCTCCCAAGGCCCAGAGGGCCCCCAGGCGCCGCCGCAAGAAGCTGTCCGCAGCACCACCGGTGCCCACA GATGGGCCCCCTCCCAAGGCTCAGCTGGCCCCAGGCTGCCGACGTCGGAGGCGTTCTGCCACCACT AAATGGAAGCCTACCATGGAACGGGATCCTGGAGGCGTCCCCGCAGTACGGCGTAGG CAGAAGAAGCAGTTGGGTACAGGGAAAGAGCAGAAGAAGGCTGGCCGTCCACCCAAGCATCCCACAGCCAAGCTCAAGAACAGTGTG CACACCACGAAGAGCCGACGGAACCGGAAGTGCGGCGACTGTGAAGCCTGCCAGCTGAAAACCGACTGCGGCCGCTGCGACTTCTGCCGGGACAAGCCCAAGTTCGGCGGGGGTAACCTCAAGCGCCAGAAGTGCCGCTGGAGACAGTGCCTCCATTTTGCGATG aAGCGGCTGCTTCCCGAGGAGTGGAGCAGCCcagaggcggagggggcggcagCAGCGGGATGGAaggtcaggaggaggaggaacgcCTTCGGCGGCCGCAGCCGCAAGCCGGCCAGGATCAAGCAGGTGGGGCGGCGGGGAGCCAAGGGGCGTGGCCAGAAGCGCCGGGCAAAAGCCAGCTTCCAGCCAGAG GCCGAGGAGCTGCCGTCCGTCAGCAAGCCGATCGATCTGTCCAAGGTGCCAAACCGAGATATTTCTGACCAACAACCACTGAAGCTAAAGGAGGAGGCAAAGGAGGCAAAGGAGTTGTCTCAAAACTACGTGAAGGACCTCCGCATCGTACCACAGCCAGCCAAGGAGAAGCTGCAGATACCACAGCCAGTCAAAGAGGAGCCAGAAGTCCCctgccaacccaccccacccactcagGTCCCGGTGAAG GAATCAGATACCAGGTTACCTGCTGTTAACCTCCTCCTTGCTACATCTCCCAGGATCAAGCAAGATCGCACAGAACCGGGTGGGGACCATCGCCCGTTGAGTGATTCACCG GTGTTGGCGGGGCTGCCCCAGTCTAAGGGCCCCAGGGAGACGCAAGGCAGCGAGGTGGTCGTGCTGGATGACGAAGAGGACGACGAAGTGGAGCAGCTGCAACCGATACGCCCCCCGGTG ATAATGGAGATCTACAGTCTGGGCGGCGTGCAGCCCCTGGGCCAGCTGGACAGCGTCCTGCGCGAGTTCCTGGCCGAACTGAACGAGATCCCGCTCCCCGctcactgggaggtgctgccccTGCTGGGCGGCCCAGACCTGCGCCTGGTGCAGCGCTCGAAACATTCCACCATGTCGGCGGCGGTCATCCACATCCGCCCAGGCCTCTTCTTCCACGTGGTGATGCGGAACCTCCTCGTGCCCCCCGAACACGAACTCTACGCCAAGCACCCCGCCCGCCTCACCACGGTCGACGAAGTGGTGGATCTGATCTGCGACCTGGAGGCCTACCGGCTGTGCCTTGGCTGGCCGGCAGGCTGGCACGCCGGCGAACGCTCCCAGGCCTGCGACGTCCTGGTGCATTCGGGCTGCTGCCCGCAGTGCCGGCTGAACCCCTGGCCGTCAGGGAGCGGGACCCGCTGA
- the LOC143833494 gene encoding uncharacterized protein LOC143833494 isoform X9: MTEGWVDCPSLGPGWQRREVLRKNGTRPGHSDTYYVSPRGEKIRSRVELTRLLGCSRDLTDFDFKKGIFVEPGAEPAPSVPPATESHRKVKKGSKRRLPSLPEAAPPLKKPPDLQESEPPPDQKPPELELEMPIEPPASTPAQQPEPLAPADPLPPKPHKRRRRKHPPPILAEGKVGDATMLEITPEESIACCASCQGQFPGVMLPSQRRCRWLCPDCRAQRRDFNREQRYYKQVGCGVCQACQMSQDCGICRVCVVRAKSPELRIGIKCLLRRCLKIVKKGLECGMCQACKITEDCGNCHICVRRQKPGMKRQWKCLKRRCLKRKKKIPPKKDGYTSKKLVVEASPPKDASTSARQQLKRPASATDGPPPKAQRAPRRRRKKLSAAPPVPTDGPPPKAQLAPGCRRRRRSATTKWKPTMERDPGGVPAVRRRQKKQLGTGKEQKKAGRPPKHPTAKLKNSVHTTKSRRNRKCGDCEACQLKTDCGRCDFCRDKPKFGGGNLKRQKCRWRQCLHFAMAEELPSVSKPIDLSKVPNRDISDQQPLKLKEEAKEAKELSQNYVKDLRIVPQPAKEKLQIPQPVKEEPEVPCQPTPPTQVPVKESDTRLPAVNLLLATSPRIKQDRTEPGGDHRPLSDSPVLAGLPQSKGPRETQGSEVVVLDDEEDDEVEQLQPIRPPVIMEIYSLGGVQPLGQLDSVLREFLAELNEIPLPAHWEVLPLLGGPDLRLVQRSKHSTMSAAVIHIRPGLFFHVVMRNLLVPPEHELYAKHPARLTTVDEVVDLICDLEAYRLCLGWPAGWHAGERSQACDVLVHSGCCPQCRLNPWPSGSGTR, translated from the exons CCCGCGCCATCCGTTCCACCCGCTACAGAAAGCCATCGGAAG GTCAAAAAGGGTAGCAAGAGGCGACTTCCTTCTCTGCCAGAAGCCGCCCCTCCGCTCAAGAAGCCACCTGACCTGCAGGAATCTGAGCCACCTCCGGACCAGAAGCCTCCAGAGCTAGAGCTGGAGATGCCGattgagccccctgccagtactCCAGCCCAGCAGCCAGAGCCTCTGGCTCCCGCGGATCCGTTACCCCCCAAACCCCACAAACGACGGCGTCGGAAACACCCTCCCCCAATCCTTGCCGAGGGCAAAGTGGGAGATGCCACCATGCTAGAAATCACCCCCGAGGAATCTATTGC GTGCTGCGCCAGCTGTCAAGGCCAGTTCCCAGGAGTGATGCTTCCATCCCAGAGGCGCTGCCGTTGGCTCTGCCCCGACTGCAGAG CTCAGAGAAGAGACTTCAACCGGGAGCAGAGATATTACAAG CAAGTTGGCTGTGGGGTGTGCCAAGCCTGCCAGATGTCTCAGGACTGCGGCATCTGCAGAGTGTGTGTCGTGCGAGCCAAGAGCCCCGAGCTCCGCATTGGCATCAAATGCCTGCTGCGACGATGCCTGAAGATTGTCAAAAAG GGTCTCGAATGTGGTATGTGTCAGGCCTGCAAAATCACCGAGGACTGCGGGAACTGTCACATCTGCGTGCGGCGGCAGAAGCCGGGCATGAAGCGCCAGTGGAAATGTCTGAAGCGCCGCTGCCTCAAACGCAAG AAAAAAATCCCTCCCAAGAAGGACGGCTACACCTCCAAGAAGCTTGTGGTG GAAGCGTCCCCACCAAAGGATGCCTCCACGTCAGCACGACAACAGCTGAAGCGGCCTGCGTCAGCAACA GACGGGCCCCCTCCCAAGGCCCAGAGGGCCCCCAGGCGCCGCCGCAAGAAGCTGTCCGCAGCACCACCGGTGCCCACA GATGGGCCCCCTCCCAAGGCTCAGCTGGCCCCAGGCTGCCGACGTCGGAGGCGTTCTGCCACCACT AAATGGAAGCCTACCATGGAACGGGATCCTGGAGGCGTCCCCGCAGTACGGCGTAGG CAGAAGAAGCAGTTGGGTACAGGGAAAGAGCAGAAGAAGGCTGGCCGTCCACCCAAGCATCCCACAGCCAAGCTCAAGAACAGTGTG CACACCACGAAGAGCCGACGGAACCGGAAGTGCGGCGACTGTGAAGCCTGCCAGCTGAAAACCGACTGCGGCCGCTGCGACTTCTGCCGGGACAAGCCCAAGTTCGGCGGGGGTAACCTCAAGCGCCAGAAGTGCCGCTGGAGACAGTGCCTCCATTTTGCGATG GCCGAGGAGCTGCCGTCCGTCAGCAAGCCGATCGATCTGTCCAAGGTGCCAAACCGAGATATTTCTGACCAACAACCACTGAAGCTAAAGGAGGAGGCAAAGGAGGCAAAGGAGTTGTCTCAAAACTACGTGAAGGACCTCCGCATCGTACCACAGCCAGCCAAGGAGAAGCTGCAGATACCACAGCCAGTCAAAGAGGAGCCAGAAGTCCCctgccaacccaccccacccactcagGTCCCGGTGAAG GAATCAGATACCAGGTTACCTGCTGTTAACCTCCTCCTTGCTACATCTCCCAGGATCAAGCAAGATCGCACAGAACCGGGTGGGGACCATCGCCCGTTGAGTGATTCACCG GTGTTGGCGGGGCTGCCCCAGTCTAAGGGCCCCAGGGAGACGCAAGGCAGCGAGGTGGTCGTGCTGGATGACGAAGAGGACGACGAAGTGGAGCAGCTGCAACCGATACGCCCCCCGGTG ATAATGGAGATCTACAGTCTGGGCGGCGTGCAGCCCCTGGGCCAGCTGGACAGCGTCCTGCGCGAGTTCCTGGCCGAACTGAACGAGATCCCGCTCCCCGctcactgggaggtgctgccccTGCTGGGCGGCCCAGACCTGCGCCTGGTGCAGCGCTCGAAACATTCCACCATGTCGGCGGCGGTCATCCACATCCGCCCAGGCCTCTTCTTCCACGTGGTGATGCGGAACCTCCTCGTGCCCCCCGAACACGAACTCTACGCCAAGCACCCCGCCCGCCTCACCACGGTCGACGAAGTGGTGGATCTGATCTGCGACCTGGAGGCCTACCGGCTGTGCCTTGGCTGGCCGGCAGGCTGGCACGCCGGCGAACGCTCCCAGGCCTGCGACGTCCTGGTGCATTCGGGCTGCTGCCCGCAGTGCCGGCTGAACCCCTGGCCGTCAGGGAGCGGGACCCGCTGA